The Rickettsiella endosymbiont of Dermanyssus gallinae genomic interval ACACGTGGCGAAGAAGGGATGACCTTAATTCGTAAAGATCCGCCGGAAATATATTTACCAGCATTTGCCAAGCAAGTTTATGATGTGACTGGCGCGGGCGATACAGTCATTGCTTGTTTTGCTTTAAGTTATGCGGCTACACAAAAAGATTTAGTGCAGGCGGCACAGTTGGCTAATATCGCCGCAAGCATTGTGGTTGGAAAACTGGGTGCAGCGACGGTTAGCCCCGCGGAATTAAGACGTGCGATTCAAATGCAGCAATTCTCTTTTCACCGAGGTATTTTGTCAGAGGCGGAGCTTAAGGTCGTTGTCGAGGATGCAAAGGCACATGGCGAGCAAATTGTGATGACAGGCGGGTGTTTTGATATTTTACATGCAGGTCACGTTGCTTATTTAGAGCAAGCAAAACGTTTAGGGGATCGTCTGATTGTTGTTGTCAATGATGATGCGTCGGTATCACAATTAAAAGGCCCAGGGCGCCCTGTTAATAATTTAGAAAAACGTATGGCAGTACTTGCTGGATTAAGCGCAGTGGATTGGATAGTGCCTTTTAGTGAAGCAACGCCCGAGCGGCTCATTAAATCAGTTTTGCCGGATATTTGGGCTAAAGGTGGAGATTACCAACTTAAAGAGCTGCCTGAAGCAAAAATAGTCAAAGCGTATGGGGGGCAAGTTAAATTGATCGATATGGTGGAAGGCTGTTCTACGAGCCGTATTATTTCAGCAATTAAAGAAGGTGGCTCATGATTATTGTGACAGGGGGCGCCGGCTTTATTGGTAGTAATTTGGTTAAGCAGTTAAATGTTAAGTACCCTGAAATACCTATTGTTATTGTGGACGATCTCACTGAAGGTATTAAGTTTAAAAACATCAATGATTGCAGGGTTGCAGATTATTTAGATCAGCAAGATTTTCTAGAGAAAATAAAACAGAATAAGTATTTTCCTAAATTAAAGGCTATTTTCCATCAAGGCGCGTGCTCTACAACCACCGAATGGAATGGGAAGTACATGATGGAAAATAACTTTGAATATTCAAAAGTATTATTACATTATTGTTTATCTTGGAAGGTTCCATTTATTTATGCTTCAAGTGCTTCTGTTTATGGGGTAGGTAGTGTTTTTAAAGAAGAATTGCAATATGAAAAACCAATTAACGTTTACGCCTATTCCAAATATTTATTTGATCAGTATGTACGAAATATTTTGCCAGAGGCGAAAAGTCAGATAGTAGGGTTACGTTATTTTAATGTTTATGGGCCTCGTGAAAGTCATAAAGGAAACATGGCCAGCGTCGTGTTGCATGCGGATCAGCAGTTAAGGGAAACGGGCATTATTAACTTATTTCAAGGAAATGATGGTTATGGCGATGGCGAACAACAACGCGACTTTATCTATGTCGATGATGCAGTGAACATTAATTTATGGTTTTTAAAGTCTAAAAAAAGCGGGATTTATAATGCAGGAACAGGGCATAGTGAAAGTTTTAATGCGCTGGCCCAGGCAGTGATTGATTTTCATGGGCGTGGCGAGATTCACTATATTCCTTTTCCAGCATCGTTGCAGGGGTGTTACCAAAGTTTTACACAAGCCGATCTTTCTAAGTTAAAAGCGATAGGGTATGCCGGATCTTTTAAGCCGGTTGCTGAAGGCGTAAAAGCGTACCTCTCAATTATTCACAAAAGTATTACCATTTAATTCATGCGATGAGACAGGAAAGCATTGTGAAAGCAATGCGAAGTCGAAGAGCCCGCGATAGGCGTGCGTTGACGGGCGAAGCAGGAAACGCATCACGCCGTAAAGTCATTTGTGGGAGGCACGGGCATGAACTCCGAAGGAGTGAGTGCGTGCCGGACGCAGGACGTATCGCGGCCTAATTTCAGTCGCGTCATGCGAACGAATTTCGGGGACACGATGGCCGAAATTCTTCGGGAGCATAGCGACTCACTTGGTTTCATTTTTTATTTATCTCTAAACTAAAACTCCCAATCGAAAAATGTATAAAAAGGAGTTTTTATGGGTATTTATCCTTAGTTGTTAACTACTTTATTAGTTTCAGTATTAGGGACGCCTGCTTTAGCAAATCAATCTATTGACACACCTACTTATCCTGCTGCACAACGATCAACAGCGAGTTTGCTTGCGCAAGATTATAAGGAAGTTACGGCGAGCGTTAATATTAATACGGCAGATGCTAAAACATTGCTTGAATTAAAAGGTGTTGGTTTGAAGCGGGCGCAAACTATTATTTCTGATAGAGAGCAAAATGGTCCTTTTAAATCAGTGGATGATTTAATACGAGTTAAAGGGATTGGCAAAAAAACAGTTGATCAAAACCATAATAAAATAACTGTTTAAAGAGTGTTTGATAAGTTAGAAGTATTAGAAGCAGTGGGTAATTATCGCTGCTTCTATATACTCTTCGCACTTGAATTTTTGGCGGCGTTCCCGCTCAACTCGCCATCCTCATGTATCATATATACACTCCGGTGGCTTCATTTTCGCGGCCCCTTGCCAAAAAATCCATTGCTGTGAGTATATTTACAATTTTTTAAACAAAAGCAGGCTCAGCTTCTTTGTCTTCAGCTTCCATCGTCGTTTGATAGAGTCCTTTGCAAGCGGCTGCATTTAATTTTGCACGTTTATAAAACGCTCGTTGCGCGGCCTTAACGTTATGTGCTTTTCCATTCCAAGCCTTTAGGGCGGGTTCTTGTAAAGCGCGGCCATAAGAGAAGCTTAACAGCCAAGGTTGTTTAGCGGTTTTTAATTTATTCATTGCGTTTAGATGCGCTGTTGCAAGCTCGGGTGTCTGGCCACCAGAAAGAAAGTTAATGCTAGGTACGTCTGTAGGAACAGTTTGTTGTAAGATTTTTAGAGTCGCTTGGGCAACCTCATTGATACTAGCGGGAGGTGTGTGGTGATTTCCGGCAATAACCATGCTGGGTTTAAGTATCATGCATTTCAACCGAATTTGATGCTTGTGTAGTTCTTCAAAGACGGCATGTAAGGTGGCTTCGGTGGCTTCCGCGCAACGCGCAAGGCTATGGCTGCCATCCATCAATAACTCAGGCTCTACAATCGGAACGAGGCCATTATCTTGGCAAATATAGGCATAACGCGCTAGTGCTTGAGCGTTTGCCGCTATGGCTAAGGAAGAAGGAAGCGTATTGGAAATAGTGAATACAGCGCGCCATTTGGCAAAACAAGCACCTAAATTTTTATAGATCATGAGTCTTTCAGCTAAACCGTCTAGACCCTGTGTCATTTTTTCTTCTGCATTCAGCGCAATAAGCCCTTTATCGACTTTAATCCCAGGCACGATGCCTTGTTCGGCTAATAGGTCGGGAAAAAGTATACCTTCTTTGTCTCGTTGACCTAAGGTTTCTTCATGCAGAATAACGCCATTAATAAAGGCTTCAATTCCGGGGGTTGTAAAAAGCAACTCACGATAACTACGGCGGTTTTCTACGGTAGATTCTACATGCAGACTAGCAAACCGTTTTCCAATGGTAGCCTGGCTTTCATCGGCAGCTAATATTCCTTTTGCTATTCCTGGTGTGGCAAGTTGTTTGATAATTCCTTCGAGTTCATGGACGGCCATAGTGATTGCTCCTTACATTTTTTGGCATAGAGTATAGGACAATATCGTGATTTATAACGCTACTTCTACAAAAGGACAGCCTCGTGCATAAGTCATTAAGCGTACCACTATATAGGACAATACTATCAATTTCTAGTGAACCTTAAGCCTGGGTTTTGCAGGGCAAAGTGGATTATCTGGGGTTAAATAGCAGATTTAATTTTTCTTTAAGTTAAAGCGTATACAATTAAAGTAGGTGAGGACGATCCCCACTTATAAAGATTTTCTCGTACATAAGAGGGAGGATGAAAATAAAACATAAGGGGTGCTTATGCAACCAATAACTTTCTTAAAGCAATTGCTCAGTATGATGAGAGAAGGCTCGCGCGCTGAAGATTCCGCGGAGAAACCATCTGTTATTGCATTAAGAAAATATATGCTTTTCGAAGGGAACTTTAAAAAGGATATTAAGCGTTTGTATTCCTTAGGTCATTCTTCCTTCCAACCCTCTAATCTGAAAAGTCTCTCTGACAAAGAATTATGGGAAAAATTATGTAACCTGCATTGCTTATTAGAAGCTTGGGAAGACAGCGGATTAAGTAGAGATAATAAGGAAAACAAGGAAAATAAAAAACAACGTCATGCGCTTAAATATAAAAAAGATCTGGCTAAACCAACTCGAAGAACGATTCACAAAGCACTTAACATTGAAGTTATTAATTTAGCAGATGCATTAAAGGTTCGTGAAAAAGATAGTGACAATGTTGCGGTTCTAAGTGGAAATCAGTTAATAGATCTGACCTCTCAGTGGCTTCATGCGCTAAAAATAATTAATCCCGACCTTGAATCACCTGAGGATAAGGATATTGAGAAGCGCTTTAAAAAGGCA includes:
- the rfaD gene encoding ADP-glyceromanno-heptose 6-epimerase, producing MIIVTGGAGFIGSNLVKQLNVKYPEIPIVIVDDLTEGIKFKNINDCRVADYLDQQDFLEKIKQNKYFPKLKAIFHQGACSTTTEWNGKYMMENNFEYSKVLLHYCLSWKVPFIYASSASVYGVGSVFKEELQYEKPINVYAYSKYLFDQYVRNILPEAKSQIVGLRYFNVYGPRESHKGNMASVVLHADQQLRETGIINLFQGNDGYGDGEQQRDFIYVDDAVNINLWFLKSKKSGIYNAGTGHSESFNALAQAVIDFHGRGEIHYIPFPASLQGCYQSFTQADLSKLKAIGYAGSFKPVAEGVKAYLSIIHKSITI
- a CDS encoding class I fructose-bisphosphate aldolase, with translation MAVHELEGIIKQLATPGIAKGILAADESQATIGKRFASLHVESTVENRRSYRELLFTTPGIEAFINGVILHEETLGQRDKEGILFPDLLAEQGIVPGIKVDKGLIALNAEEKMTQGLDGLAERLMIYKNLGACFAKWRAVFTISNTLPSSLAIAANAQALARYAYICQDNGLVPIVEPELLMDGSHSLARCAEATEATLHAVFEELHKHQIRLKCMILKPSMVIAGNHHTPPASINEVAQATLKILQQTVPTDVPSINFLSGGQTPELATAHLNAMNKLKTAKQPWLLSFSYGRALQEPALKAWNGKAHNVKAAQRAFYKRAKLNAAACKGLYQTTMEAEDKEAEPAFV
- the hldE gene encoding bifunctional D-glycero-beta-D-manno-heptose-7-phosphate kinase/D-glycero-beta-D-manno-heptose 1-phosphate adenylyltransferase HldE, with protein sequence MKIQVPSFNSIRALVVGDIMLDRYWSGTTSRISPEAPVPIVHVQSIEERPGGAGNVALNIAGLGAQVDLISFCGEDQAGDSLEKKLSDAGVACYLCRMPELPTATKLRVLSLHQQLIRLDFEEPNYQLDYAQLKKLFEQRLAHADVVILSDYAKGCLAHVQDLIQCARSANKPVFVDPKRNDFESYQGATAITPNRLEFEAVVGPCKDEEALLQKGLKLLKSHDLQALLVTRGEEGMTLIRKDPPEIYLPAFAKQVYDVTGAGDTVIACFALSYAATQKDLVQAAQLANIAASIVVGKLGAATVSPAELRRAIQMQQFSFHRGILSEAELKVVVEDAKAHGEQIVMTGGCFDILHAGHVAYLEQAKRLGDRLIVVVNDDASVSQLKGPGRPVNNLEKRMAVLAGLSAVDWIVPFSEATPERLIKSVLPDIWAKGGDYQLKELPEAKIVKAYGGQVKLIDMVEGCSTSRIISAIKEGGS
- a CDS encoding ComEA family DNA-binding protein, with the protein product MLTTLLVSVLGTPALANQSIDTPTYPAAQRSTASLLAQDYKEVTASVNINTADAKTLLELKGVGLKRAQTIISDREQNGPFKSVDDLIRVKGIGKKTVDQNHNKITV